One window from the genome of Choloepus didactylus isolate mChoDid1 chromosome 2, mChoDid1.pri, whole genome shotgun sequence encodes:
- the ZSCAN20 gene encoding zinc finger and SCAN domain-containing protein 20 isoform X3 — translation MAVALESQAQTSPQPEPDGFLIVKLEEDSWGSESKPQLEDHDPVPVPEASRQRFRQFQYRDAAGPHEAFSQLWELCCRWLRPEIHLKEQILELLVLEQFLTILPREVQTWVQAHHPENGEEAVALVEDWHREAQAVGQSELEVCAEETRALKTMQGSQCFQLQPADYCFTQKQGVKNTCPDFPKHLDSRVALQSLKENGVPVSKPNITSQQEQGPEFWGPGPINSGKRNTAGDYSLDNEEAKPAQALGWRDSRTWEQQNQWDVEDMKVSGVHWGYEETKTFLAILSESPFSEKLRSCHQNRQIYRAIAERLRARGFLRTLEQCRYRVKNLLRNYRKAKSSHPPGTCPFYEELEALVRARTAIRARGSPGEAATLPRLGDSDAEEDEQEEGGWEPEETDYNGGDLTTDESVQGPRTPGGPPLFQSRIAGVHWGYEETKAFLAILSESPFPEKLRTCHQNSQVYRAIAERLCAQGFLRTLEQCRYRFKNLLRSYRKAKSSYPPGTCPFYEELDSLMRARTAVRTMGTFREATGLLRSGQSSTEADDQEAWDEMADEDGFRPPTPCPKTPDTGFEMRHEDEDQISEQEIFEDLPGALSECTTESVHQPHDWGEDSENENEGEGQWGNPPQERWEKSSSEEDLEKLIDHQGLYLAEKHYKCDTCVKSFSRSSHFIAHQRIHTGEKPYKCFECGKNFSDRSNLNTHQRIHTGEKPYKCLECGKNFSDHSNLVTHQRIHTGEKPYKCGECWKSFNQSSNLLKHQRIHLGGNSDRYSEPGESFDQHPSFSTHWRNSIEEKSEQSQSGSSISKNLNSPGPPSTNSGEKLYQCSECGRRFSKSSALISHQRIHIGEKPYECAECGKSFSKSSTLANHQRTHTGEKPYKCEDCGKCFSERSKLITHQRVHTGEKPYKCLMCGKYFRDRSNLITHQRIHTGEKPYKCRECGKCFNQSSSLIIHQRIHTGEKPYKCTECGKDFNNSSHFSAHRRTHVGGKAS, via the exons ATGGCTGTGGCCCTGGAATCCCAGGCCCAGACCTCTCCCCAACCAGAGCCTGATGGATTCCTGATCGTGAAACTGGAGGAGGACTCGTGGGGATCAGAATCTAAACCCCAGTTGGAGGACCATGACCCAGTCCCCGTTCCTGAGGCCTCCCGCCAGCGCTTCAGGCAGTTCCAGTACAGGGATGCAGCTGGACCCCACGAGGCCTTCAGCCAGCTCTGGGAGCTCTGCTGTCGCTGGCTGAGGCCAGAAATCCACCTCAAAGAGCAGATCCTGGAGCTGCTGGTGCTAGAGCAGTTCCTGACCATCTTACCCAGGGAGGTCCAGACCTGGGTGCAGGCGCACCACCCTGAGAACGGGGAGGAGGCAGTGGCCCTGGTGGAAGATTGGCACCGAGAGGCACAGGCTGTAGGACAGTCG GAACTGGAAGTGTGTGCAGAAGAGACAAGGGCCTTAAAGACAATGCAGGGATCTCAGTGCTTCCAGCTGCAGCCAGCGGATTACTGCTTCACCCAGAAGCAGGGGGTGAAGAATACATGCCCTGACTTTCCCAAGCATCTAGACTCCAGGGTGGCACTACAGTCCTTGAAAGAGAATG GAGTTCCAGTTTCAAAACCAAATATCACTTCCCAGCAAGAACAAGGACCAGAATTTTGGGGTCCAGGCCCTATAAATTCTGGTAAAAGGAACACTGCAGGAGATTACAGCCTGGATAATGAGGAAGCAAAACCAGCTCAGGCATTGGGCTGGAGGGACTCAAGGACCTGGGAACAACAAAACCAATGGGATGTGGAGGACATGAAAGTATCAGGTGTTCACTGGGGCTATGAAGAGACTAAGACTTTCCTGGCAATTTTGAGTGAGTCTCCTTTCTCTGAAAAGCTCCGATCTTGTCACCAGAACCGCCAGATATATCGGGCCATCGCAGAGCGGCTAAGGGCACGGGGCTTCCTGCGGACACTAGAGCAGTGTCGCTACAGGGTCAAAAACCTCTTACGGAATTATCGGAAAGCCAAAAGCAGCCACCCGCCAGGGACCTGTCCCTTCTATGAGGAGCTAGAGGCCCTGGTGAGGGCTCGAACAGCCATCAGAGCCAGAGGCAGCCCAGGAGAGGCTGCGACACTCCCCAGGCTGGGAGATAGTGATGCAGAGGAGGACGAGCAGGAGGAAGGGGGCTGGGAGCCAGAGGAAACGGACTATAATGGTGGTGATCTGACCACCGATGAGTCTGTCCAGGGACCCAGGACTCCAGGGGGCCCACCTCTGTTCCAGAGTCGTATTG CAGGTGTGCACTGGGGCTACGAGGAGACCAAGGCTTTCCTGGCAATTCTCAGTGAGTCTCCATTCCCTGAAAAGCTTCGTACCTGTCACCAGAACAGCCAGGTGTATCGGGCCATCGCAGAGCGGCTGTGTGCACAGGGCTTCTTGAGGACACTGGAGCAGTGTCGCTATAGATTCAAAAACCTCCTTCGAAGTTACCGGAAAGCCAAGAGCAGCTACCCACCAGGGACGTGCCCCTTTTATGAGGAGCTAGACTCTCTGATGAGGGCTCGAACTGCAGTCAGAACCATGGGGACCTTCAGGGAGGCCACAGGTCTCCTCAGGTCTGGGCAGAGCAGTACTGAGGCTGATGACCAGGAGGCCTGGGATGAGATGGCAGATGAAGATGGCTTCAGACCTCCAACCCCATGTCCTAAAACCCCAGACACTG GTTTTGAGATGAGGCATGAAGATGAAGACCAGATTTCAGAGCAGGAAATTTTTGAGGATTTGCCTGGAGCATTATCAGAATGCACTACAGAAAGTGTTCACCAACCTCATGATTGGGGGGAAgacagtgaaaatgaaaatgaaggtgaagggcAGTGGGGAAATCCCCCACAGGAACGGTGGGAGAAAAGTTCTTCTGAAGAGGACTTAGAAAAACTTATTGATCACCAAGGCCTGTACCTGGCAGAGAAACACTATAAGTGTGACACGTGTGTGAAAAGTTTTAGTCGGAGCTCCCACTTCATAGCCCACCAGCGGATCCACACAGGTGAGAAGCCCTACAAATGCTTTGAATGTGGGAAAAACTTCAGTGACCGCTCCAACCTCAACACTCACCAGAGAATCCatactggagagaagccctaCAAATGCCTTGAATGTGGGAAAAACTTTAGTGACCACTCCAATCTGGTCACTCACCAGAGAATCCACACAGGGGAAAAGCCCTACAAATGTGGGGAATGTTGGAAAAGCTTCAACCAGAGCTCAAACCTTCTGAAACATCAGAGAATCCACCTGGGAGGAAATTCTGACCGCTATAGTGAGCCTGGGGAAAGCTTTGACCAACATCCATCCTTTAGTACTCACTGGAGGAACTCTATAGAGGAGAAATCTGAACAATCTCAAAGTGGAAGCAGTATCAGTAAGAACTTGAATTCTCCTGGACCACCCAGCACCAACTCAGGGGAAAAACTTTATCAATGTTCTGAATGTGGAAGAAGATTCTCTAAGAGCTCTGCCCTCATTAGTCACCAAAGAATCCATataggagagaaaccatatgaatgtgcTGAATGTGGGAAAAGCTTCAGTAAGAGCTCCACTCTGGCTAACCACCAGCGAACCCACACTGGGGAGAAGCCGTATAAGTGTGAAGACTGCGGGAAATGCTTCAGTGAGCGCTCTAAGCTGATCACACATCAGAGAGTACACACAGGAGAGAAGCCCTACAAATGCCTCATGTGTGGTAAATACTTCCGTGACCGCTCTAACCTCATTACTCACCAGAGgattcacacaggagagaaaccttataaGTGCAGAGAGTGTGGGAAATGCTTTAACCAGAGCTCAAGTCTTATTATTCACCAGAGAatccacactggggagaaaccctataaatgtacTGAGTGTGGCAAAGACTTCAACAACAGCTCCCACTTCAGTGCCCACCGGAGAACCCATGTGGGAGGGAAAGCCTCATAG
- the ZSCAN20 gene encoding zinc finger and SCAN domain-containing protein 20 isoform X5 — translation MAVALESQAQTSPQPEPDGFLIVKLEEDSWGSESKPQLEDHDPVPVPEASRQRFRQFQYRDAAGPHEAFSQLWELCCRWLRPEIHLKEQILELLVLEQFLTILPREVQTWVQAHHPENGEEAVALVEDWHREAQAVGQSELEVCAEETRALKTMQGSQCFQLQPADYCFTQKQGVKNTCPDFPKHLDSRVALQSLKENAVLTPRVPTLPKMGSIGDWEVAAESQEALGPGKHAEKDFCKDHLREDCGFSLSLGVPVSKPNITSQQEQGPEFWGPGPINSGKRNTAGDYSLDNEEAKPAQALGWRDSRTWEQQNQWDVEDMKVSGVHWGYEETKTFLAILSESPFSEKLRSCHQNRQIYRAIAERLRARGFLRTLEQCRYRVKNLLRNYRKAKSSHPPGTCPFYEELEALVRARTAIRARGSPGEAATLPRLGDSDAEEDEQEEGGWEPEETDYNGGDLTTDESVQGPRTPGGPPLFQSRIGFEMRHEDEDQISEQEIFEDLPGALSECTTESVHQPHDWGEDSENENEGEGQWGNPPQERWEKSSSEEDLEKLIDHQGLYLAEKHYKCDTCVKSFSRSSHFIAHQRIHTGEKPYKCFECGKNFSDRSNLNTHQRIHTGEKPYKCLECGKNFSDHSNLVTHQRIHTGEKPYKCGECWKSFNQSSNLLKHQRIHLGGNSDRYSEPGESFDQHPSFSTHWRNSIEEKSEQSQSGSSISKNLNSPGPPSTNSGEKLYQCSECGRRFSKSSALISHQRIHIGEKPYECAECGKSFSKSSTLANHQRTHTGEKPYKCEDCGKCFSERSKLITHQRVHTGEKPYKCLMCGKYFRDRSNLITHQRIHTGEKPYKCRECGKCFNQSSSLIIHQRIHTGEKPYKCTECGKDFNNSSHFSAHRRTHVGGKAS, via the exons ATGGCTGTGGCCCTGGAATCCCAGGCCCAGACCTCTCCCCAACCAGAGCCTGATGGATTCCTGATCGTGAAACTGGAGGAGGACTCGTGGGGATCAGAATCTAAACCCCAGTTGGAGGACCATGACCCAGTCCCCGTTCCTGAGGCCTCCCGCCAGCGCTTCAGGCAGTTCCAGTACAGGGATGCAGCTGGACCCCACGAGGCCTTCAGCCAGCTCTGGGAGCTCTGCTGTCGCTGGCTGAGGCCAGAAATCCACCTCAAAGAGCAGATCCTGGAGCTGCTGGTGCTAGAGCAGTTCCTGACCATCTTACCCAGGGAGGTCCAGACCTGGGTGCAGGCGCACCACCCTGAGAACGGGGAGGAGGCAGTGGCCCTGGTGGAAGATTGGCACCGAGAGGCACAGGCTGTAGGACAGTCG GAACTGGAAGTGTGTGCAGAAGAGACAAGGGCCTTAAAGACAATGCAGGGATCTCAGTGCTTCCAGCTGCAGCCAGCGGATTACTGCTTCACCCAGAAGCAGGGGGTGAAGAATACATGCCCTGACTTTCCCAAGCATCTAGACTCCAGGGTGGCACTACAGTCCTTGAAAGAGAATG ctgTCCTCACTCCCCGGGTCCCTACCCTCCCGAAGATGGGGAGCATTGGAGATTGGGAGGTGGCAGCTGAGTCTCAG GAAGCCTTGGGCCCTGGCAAACATGCTGAGAAGGATTTCTGCAAGGACCACCTGAGAGAAGACTGTGGGTTCAGCTTGTCCCTGG GAGTTCCAGTTTCAAAACCAAATATCACTTCCCAGCAAGAACAAGGACCAGAATTTTGGGGTCCAGGCCCTATAAATTCTGGTAAAAGGAACACTGCAGGAGATTACAGCCTGGATAATGAGGAAGCAAAACCAGCTCAGGCATTGGGCTGGAGGGACTCAAGGACCTGGGAACAACAAAACCAATGGGATGTGGAGGACATGAAAGTATCAGGTGTTCACTGGGGCTATGAAGAGACTAAGACTTTCCTGGCAATTTTGAGTGAGTCTCCTTTCTCTGAAAAGCTCCGATCTTGTCACCAGAACCGCCAGATATATCGGGCCATCGCAGAGCGGCTAAGGGCACGGGGCTTCCTGCGGACACTAGAGCAGTGTCGCTACAGGGTCAAAAACCTCTTACGGAATTATCGGAAAGCCAAAAGCAGCCACCCGCCAGGGACCTGTCCCTTCTATGAGGAGCTAGAGGCCCTGGTGAGGGCTCGAACAGCCATCAGAGCCAGAGGCAGCCCAGGAGAGGCTGCGACACTCCCCAGGCTGGGAGATAGTGATGCAGAGGAGGACGAGCAGGAGGAAGGGGGCTGGGAGCCAGAGGAAACGGACTATAATGGTGGTGATCTGACCACCGATGAGTCTGTCCAGGGACCCAGGACTCCAGGGGGCCCACCTCTGTTCCAGAGTCGTATTG GTTTTGAGATGAGGCATGAAGATGAAGACCAGATTTCAGAGCAGGAAATTTTTGAGGATTTGCCTGGAGCATTATCAGAATGCACTACAGAAAGTGTTCACCAACCTCATGATTGGGGGGAAgacagtgaaaatgaaaatgaaggtgaagggcAGTGGGGAAATCCCCCACAGGAACGGTGGGAGAAAAGTTCTTCTGAAGAGGACTTAGAAAAACTTATTGATCACCAAGGCCTGTACCTGGCAGAGAAACACTATAAGTGTGACACGTGTGTGAAAAGTTTTAGTCGGAGCTCCCACTTCATAGCCCACCAGCGGATCCACACAGGTGAGAAGCCCTACAAATGCTTTGAATGTGGGAAAAACTTCAGTGACCGCTCCAACCTCAACACTCACCAGAGAATCCatactggagagaagccctaCAAATGCCTTGAATGTGGGAAAAACTTTAGTGACCACTCCAATCTGGTCACTCACCAGAGAATCCACACAGGGGAAAAGCCCTACAAATGTGGGGAATGTTGGAAAAGCTTCAACCAGAGCTCAAACCTTCTGAAACATCAGAGAATCCACCTGGGAGGAAATTCTGACCGCTATAGTGAGCCTGGGGAAAGCTTTGACCAACATCCATCCTTTAGTACTCACTGGAGGAACTCTATAGAGGAGAAATCTGAACAATCTCAAAGTGGAAGCAGTATCAGTAAGAACTTGAATTCTCCTGGACCACCCAGCACCAACTCAGGGGAAAAACTTTATCAATGTTCTGAATGTGGAAGAAGATTCTCTAAGAGCTCTGCCCTCATTAGTCACCAAAGAATCCATataggagagaaaccatatgaatgtgcTGAATGTGGGAAAAGCTTCAGTAAGAGCTCCACTCTGGCTAACCACCAGCGAACCCACACTGGGGAGAAGCCGTATAAGTGTGAAGACTGCGGGAAATGCTTCAGTGAGCGCTCTAAGCTGATCACACATCAGAGAGTACACACAGGAGAGAAGCCCTACAAATGCCTCATGTGTGGTAAATACTTCCGTGACCGCTCTAACCTCATTACTCACCAGAGgattcacacaggagagaaaccttataaGTGCAGAGAGTGTGGGAAATGCTTTAACCAGAGCTCAAGTCTTATTATTCACCAGAGAatccacactggggagaaaccctataaatgtacTGAGTGTGGCAAAGACTTCAACAACAGCTCCCACTTCAGTGCCCACCGGAGAACCCATGTGGGAGGGAAAGCCTCATAG
- the ZSCAN20 gene encoding zinc finger and SCAN domain-containing protein 20 isoform X1: MAVALESQAQTSPQPEPDGFLIVKLEEDSWGSESKPQLEDHDPVPVPEASRQRFRQFQYRDAAGPHEAFSQLWELCCRWLRPEIHLKEQILELLVLEQFLTILPREVQTWVQAHHPENGEEAVALVEDWHREAQAVGQSELEVCAEETRALKTMQGSQCFQLQPADYCFTQKQGVKNTCPDFPKHLDSRVALQSLKENAVLTPRVPTLPKMGSIGDWEVAAESQEALGPGKHAEKDFCKDHLREDCGFSLSLGVPVSKPNITSQQEQGPEFWGPGPINSGKRNTAGDYSLDNEEAKPAQALGWRDSRTWEQQNQWDVEDMKVSGVHWGYEETKTFLAILSESPFSEKLRSCHQNRQIYRAIAERLRARGFLRTLEQCRYRVKNLLRNYRKAKSSHPPGTCPFYEELEALVRARTAIRARGSPGEAATLPRLGDSDAEEDEQEEGGWEPEETDYNGGDLTTDESVQGPRTPGGPPLFQSRIAGVHWGYEETKAFLAILSESPFPEKLRTCHQNSQVYRAIAERLCAQGFLRTLEQCRYRFKNLLRSYRKAKSSYPPGTCPFYEELDSLMRARTAVRTMGTFREATGLLRSGQSSTEADDQEAWDEMADEDGFRPPTPCPKTPDTGFEMRHEDEDQISEQEIFEDLPGALSECTTESVHQPHDWGEDSENENEGEGQWGNPPQERWEKSSSEEDLEKLIDHQGLYLAEKHYKCDTCVKSFSRSSHFIAHQRIHTGEKPYKCFECGKNFSDRSNLNTHQRIHTGEKPYKCLECGKNFSDHSNLVTHQRIHTGEKPYKCGECWKSFNQSSNLLKHQRIHLGGNSDRYSEPGESFDQHPSFSTHWRNSIEEKSEQSQSGSSISKNLNSPGPPSTNSGEKLYQCSECGRRFSKSSALISHQRIHIGEKPYECAECGKSFSKSSTLANHQRTHTGEKPYKCEDCGKCFSERSKLITHQRVHTGEKPYKCLMCGKYFRDRSNLITHQRIHTGEKPYKCRECGKCFNQSSSLIIHQRIHTGEKPYKCTECGKDFNNSSHFSAHRRTHVGGKAS; this comes from the exons ATGGCTGTGGCCCTGGAATCCCAGGCCCAGACCTCTCCCCAACCAGAGCCTGATGGATTCCTGATCGTGAAACTGGAGGAGGACTCGTGGGGATCAGAATCTAAACCCCAGTTGGAGGACCATGACCCAGTCCCCGTTCCTGAGGCCTCCCGCCAGCGCTTCAGGCAGTTCCAGTACAGGGATGCAGCTGGACCCCACGAGGCCTTCAGCCAGCTCTGGGAGCTCTGCTGTCGCTGGCTGAGGCCAGAAATCCACCTCAAAGAGCAGATCCTGGAGCTGCTGGTGCTAGAGCAGTTCCTGACCATCTTACCCAGGGAGGTCCAGACCTGGGTGCAGGCGCACCACCCTGAGAACGGGGAGGAGGCAGTGGCCCTGGTGGAAGATTGGCACCGAGAGGCACAGGCTGTAGGACAGTCG GAACTGGAAGTGTGTGCAGAAGAGACAAGGGCCTTAAAGACAATGCAGGGATCTCAGTGCTTCCAGCTGCAGCCAGCGGATTACTGCTTCACCCAGAAGCAGGGGGTGAAGAATACATGCCCTGACTTTCCCAAGCATCTAGACTCCAGGGTGGCACTACAGTCCTTGAAAGAGAATG ctgTCCTCACTCCCCGGGTCCCTACCCTCCCGAAGATGGGGAGCATTGGAGATTGGGAGGTGGCAGCTGAGTCTCAG GAAGCCTTGGGCCCTGGCAAACATGCTGAGAAGGATTTCTGCAAGGACCACCTGAGAGAAGACTGTGGGTTCAGCTTGTCCCTGG GAGTTCCAGTTTCAAAACCAAATATCACTTCCCAGCAAGAACAAGGACCAGAATTTTGGGGTCCAGGCCCTATAAATTCTGGTAAAAGGAACACTGCAGGAGATTACAGCCTGGATAATGAGGAAGCAAAACCAGCTCAGGCATTGGGCTGGAGGGACTCAAGGACCTGGGAACAACAAAACCAATGGGATGTGGAGGACATGAAAGTATCAGGTGTTCACTGGGGCTATGAAGAGACTAAGACTTTCCTGGCAATTTTGAGTGAGTCTCCTTTCTCTGAAAAGCTCCGATCTTGTCACCAGAACCGCCAGATATATCGGGCCATCGCAGAGCGGCTAAGGGCACGGGGCTTCCTGCGGACACTAGAGCAGTGTCGCTACAGGGTCAAAAACCTCTTACGGAATTATCGGAAAGCCAAAAGCAGCCACCCGCCAGGGACCTGTCCCTTCTATGAGGAGCTAGAGGCCCTGGTGAGGGCTCGAACAGCCATCAGAGCCAGAGGCAGCCCAGGAGAGGCTGCGACACTCCCCAGGCTGGGAGATAGTGATGCAGAGGAGGACGAGCAGGAGGAAGGGGGCTGGGAGCCAGAGGAAACGGACTATAATGGTGGTGATCTGACCACCGATGAGTCTGTCCAGGGACCCAGGACTCCAGGGGGCCCACCTCTGTTCCAGAGTCGTATTG CAGGTGTGCACTGGGGCTACGAGGAGACCAAGGCTTTCCTGGCAATTCTCAGTGAGTCTCCATTCCCTGAAAAGCTTCGTACCTGTCACCAGAACAGCCAGGTGTATCGGGCCATCGCAGAGCGGCTGTGTGCACAGGGCTTCTTGAGGACACTGGAGCAGTGTCGCTATAGATTCAAAAACCTCCTTCGAAGTTACCGGAAAGCCAAGAGCAGCTACCCACCAGGGACGTGCCCCTTTTATGAGGAGCTAGACTCTCTGATGAGGGCTCGAACTGCAGTCAGAACCATGGGGACCTTCAGGGAGGCCACAGGTCTCCTCAGGTCTGGGCAGAGCAGTACTGAGGCTGATGACCAGGAGGCCTGGGATGAGATGGCAGATGAAGATGGCTTCAGACCTCCAACCCCATGTCCTAAAACCCCAGACACTG GTTTTGAGATGAGGCATGAAGATGAAGACCAGATTTCAGAGCAGGAAATTTTTGAGGATTTGCCTGGAGCATTATCAGAATGCACTACAGAAAGTGTTCACCAACCTCATGATTGGGGGGAAgacagtgaaaatgaaaatgaaggtgaagggcAGTGGGGAAATCCCCCACAGGAACGGTGGGAGAAAAGTTCTTCTGAAGAGGACTTAGAAAAACTTATTGATCACCAAGGCCTGTACCTGGCAGAGAAACACTATAAGTGTGACACGTGTGTGAAAAGTTTTAGTCGGAGCTCCCACTTCATAGCCCACCAGCGGATCCACACAGGTGAGAAGCCCTACAAATGCTTTGAATGTGGGAAAAACTTCAGTGACCGCTCCAACCTCAACACTCACCAGAGAATCCatactggagagaagccctaCAAATGCCTTGAATGTGGGAAAAACTTTAGTGACCACTCCAATCTGGTCACTCACCAGAGAATCCACACAGGGGAAAAGCCCTACAAATGTGGGGAATGTTGGAAAAGCTTCAACCAGAGCTCAAACCTTCTGAAACATCAGAGAATCCACCTGGGAGGAAATTCTGACCGCTATAGTGAGCCTGGGGAAAGCTTTGACCAACATCCATCCTTTAGTACTCACTGGAGGAACTCTATAGAGGAGAAATCTGAACAATCTCAAAGTGGAAGCAGTATCAGTAAGAACTTGAATTCTCCTGGACCACCCAGCACCAACTCAGGGGAAAAACTTTATCAATGTTCTGAATGTGGAAGAAGATTCTCTAAGAGCTCTGCCCTCATTAGTCACCAAAGAATCCATataggagagaaaccatatgaatgtgcTGAATGTGGGAAAAGCTTCAGTAAGAGCTCCACTCTGGCTAACCACCAGCGAACCCACACTGGGGAGAAGCCGTATAAGTGTGAAGACTGCGGGAAATGCTTCAGTGAGCGCTCTAAGCTGATCACACATCAGAGAGTACACACAGGAGAGAAGCCCTACAAATGCCTCATGTGTGGTAAATACTTCCGTGACCGCTCTAACCTCATTACTCACCAGAGgattcacacaggagagaaaccttataaGTGCAGAGAGTGTGGGAAATGCTTTAACCAGAGCTCAAGTCTTATTATTCACCAGAGAatccacactggggagaaaccctataaatgtacTGAGTGTGGCAAAGACTTCAACAACAGCTCCCACTTCAGTGCCCACCGGAGAACCCATGTGGGAGGGAAAGCCTCATAG